One window of Tenacibaculum maritimum NCIMB 2154 genomic DNA carries:
- a CDS encoding aldehyde dehydrogenase yields the protein MSAIKNYINGQFVNPVQGNFITNYNPSNGEAYGKLPNSTEEDVALAYQAAKDAFPSWSATTLANRSKILAKVAALINKKLPLLAAAESKDNGKPISLATTVDIPRASANFQFYANAITQFSSEAYESIGFNAMNFTQREALGVVGCISPWNLPLYLFTWKIAPAIAAGNCVIAKPSEVTPMTAYMLGEICNEAGMPKGVLNIVHGKGSVTGQAIVKHPHIKAISFTGGTSTGKHIARIAAPMFKKLSLELGGKNPNLIFADCNYEKMLATTVQSSFANQGQICLCGSRIFVEATIYEQFKKDFIKKVSALKVGNPIEKNTDIGALVSKEHLEKVQSYIAMTEAEGGKILFGGNNVTVKGFENGYYLTPTIIEVKDNACRLNQEEIFGPVVTLMPFDTDEEALRLANDVSYGLSATLWTNNLNRAMQLSKQIRTGIVWVNTWLQRDLRTPFGGQKASGIGREGGFEALRFFTEQKNICIAYD from the coding sequence ATGAGTGCTATAAAAAACTATATAAACGGACAGTTTGTCAATCCAGTTCAAGGAAATTTTATAACAAATTACAATCCATCAAATGGAGAGGCCTATGGAAAACTTCCTAATTCAACAGAAGAAGACGTTGCATTGGCATACCAAGCAGCAAAAGATGCTTTTCCAAGTTGGTCAGCAACAACATTAGCCAATAGAAGTAAAATATTAGCTAAAGTAGCAGCATTGATCAACAAAAAATTACCATTATTAGCAGCGGCAGAATCAAAAGATAATGGAAAACCAATTAGCTTAGCAACAACAGTAGATATTCCGAGAGCCTCAGCTAACTTTCAGTTTTATGCCAATGCAATTACACAATTTTCTTCAGAGGCTTATGAGAGTATTGGTTTCAATGCAATGAACTTTACCCAACGAGAAGCCTTAGGAGTGGTAGGATGTATTTCTCCATGGAATTTGCCGCTATATTTATTCACATGGAAAATAGCCCCAGCCATTGCGGCAGGAAATTGTGTAATAGCCAAGCCAAGTGAGGTAACTCCAATGACAGCCTATATGCTAGGTGAAATTTGCAATGAAGCAGGCATGCCAAAGGGAGTTTTAAATATAGTACATGGTAAAGGAAGTGTAACGGGGCAAGCTATTGTTAAGCATCCACATATAAAAGCAATTTCATTTACAGGAGGCACTTCAACAGGGAAACATATAGCTCGTATAGCGGCTCCTATGTTTAAAAAACTATCATTAGAATTAGGAGGTAAAAACCCGAATTTAATTTTTGCAGATTGTAATTATGAAAAAATGTTAGCAACAACGGTACAATCTTCATTTGCCAACCAAGGGCAAATATGTTTATGTGGAAGTAGGATTTTTGTTGAAGCAACTATATATGAACAGTTTAAAAAAGATTTTATAAAGAAAGTATCAGCATTAAAAGTAGGAAATCCTATTGAAAAAAATACCGACATAGGTGCATTGGTCTCTAAAGAACATTTGGAAAAAGTACAATCTTATATAGCCATGACAGAAGCAGAAGGAGGAAAAATATTATTTGGAGGAAATAATGTTACGGTAAAAGGTTTTGAAAACGGGTATTATTTGACTCCTACAATTATTGAAGTAAAAGATAACGCATGTAGATTGAATCAGGAAGAAATTTTTGGTCCTGTAGTTACTTTAATGCCATTTGATACAGATGAAGAAGCTTTACGTTTGGCGAATGATGTTTCTTATGGATTGTCTGCTACTTTATGGACGAATAATTTGAATAGAGCAATGCAATTGTCTAAGCAAATACGCACAGGTATTGTTTGGGTAAATACTTGGTTACAAAGAGATTTAAGAACCCCTTTTGGAGGGCAAAAAGCAAGTGGTATTGGACGAGAGGGTGGTTTTGAAGCATTGCGCTTTTTTACAGAACAAAAAAATATATGTATAGCATATGACTGA
- a CDS encoding DUF6500 family protein, with amino-acid sequence MTEAIKQKMIAVCDEKIAKKGVHVGLSFYAFFKNKNDTPALLMEVATWWIQTHQLDHFEKAVKIKKMILEIQ; translated from the coding sequence ATGACTGAAGCAATAAAACAAAAAATGATAGCGGTTTGCGATGAAAAAATAGCGAAGAAAGGAGTGCATGTAGGACTTTCTTTTTATGCGTTTTTTAAAAATAAAAATGATACACCAGCACTATTAATGGAAGTTGCTACTTGGTGGATTCAAACACATCAATTAGATCACTTTGAAAAAGCGGTTAAAATCAAAAAAATGATCTTAGAAATACAATAG
- a CDS encoding SDR family oxidoreductase, whose protein sequence is MNLNIQDKNALVCGSTQGIGKASAMALAAEGVHVTLVARNEKKLQKVMAELPNNHQKHAYIVADFSDPIALKEKIASTDIAFHILVNNTGGPAGGAIFNATLEEFESAFTQHVKCNHVLVQGVVPFMKRVGYGRIINIISTSVKQPLDGLGVSNTIRGAVANWSKTLANELGVFGITVNNVLPGATDTERLHEIIKHKASKTGRTSEEVATMMMNASPAKRFARPEEVANAVAFLASEKASFINGINVPVDGGRTKSL, encoded by the coding sequence ATGAATTTAAATATACAAGATAAAAATGCGTTGGTATGTGGAAGCACGCAAGGTATTGGAAAAGCTTCAGCAATGGCTTTGGCAGCAGAAGGAGTGCATGTAACTTTGGTAGCTCGTAATGAAAAAAAGCTACAAAAAGTAATGGCAGAATTGCCTAATAACCATCAAAAGCACGCCTATATAGTGGCTGATTTTTCAGATCCTATAGCATTAAAAGAAAAAATAGCTAGTACGGATATCGCATTTCATATTTTGGTGAATAATACAGGGGGGCCTGCGGGAGGTGCTATTTTTAATGCTACTTTAGAGGAGTTTGAAAGCGCTTTTACGCAGCATGTAAAATGCAATCATGTATTAGTACAAGGGGTAGTTCCTTTTATGAAAAGAGTAGGATATGGTAGAATCATCAATATTATTTCTACTTCTGTTAAGCAACCTTTAGATGGTTTAGGGGTTTCTAATACAATTCGTGGAGCTGTAGCAAATTGGTCAAAAACCTTAGCAAATGAATTAGGGGTGTTTGGTATTACAGTAAATAATGTATTGCCTGGGGCTACTGATACAGAAAGATTGCATGAAATTATTAAGCATAAAGCAAGTAAAACCGGACGGACTTCTGAAGAGGTAGCAACAATGATGATGAATGCTTCTCCGGCAAAACGTTTTGCAAGGCCAGAGGAGGTAGCAAATGCCGTAGCATTTTTAGCGAGTGAAAAAGCAAGTTTTATCAATGGAATTAACGTTCCTGTTGATGGTGGAAGAACAAAAAGTTTGTAA
- a CDS encoding 3-hydroxyanthranilate 3,4-dioxygenase, producing MNLVQPLNFKKWIEEHRHLLKPPVGNKCVWDHGDYIVMVVGGPNNRKDYHYNETPEFFYQVEGDMVLKIIDDKGKMVDVAINEGDIYLLPAKVPHSPQRKANTVGLVIEYPRVAGMLDALEWYCENCSALLYREAFALENIETDMPIIFDRYYSDKQKCTCSNCGTVMEAPKKIVG from the coding sequence ATGAATTTAGTACAGCCTTTAAATTTTAAAAAGTGGATTGAGGAACATCGTCATTTGTTAAAACCACCTGTGGGAAATAAATGTGTTTGGGATCATGGTGACTATATTGTAATGGTTGTTGGAGGACCTAATAATAGAAAGGATTATCATTATAATGAAACCCCAGAGTTTTTTTATCAGGTAGAAGGAGATATGGTATTGAAAATTATAGACGATAAAGGAAAGATGGTGGATGTAGCAATAAATGAAGGCGATATTTATTTATTGCCAGCAAAAGTACCGCACTCTCCACAACGAAAAGCAAATACAGTGGGGTTGGTAATAGAATATCCGAGAGTAGCAGGAATGTTAGATGCATTGGAGTGGTATTGTGAAAATTGTAGCGCACTGTTGTACCGAGAAGCGTTTGCTTTGGAAAATATAGAAACAGATATGCCTATTATTTTTGATCGCTATTATTCAGATAAACAAAAATGTACCTGTTCCAATTGTGGTACCGTAATGGAAGCGCCTAAAAAAATAGTTGGATAA
- a CDS encoding amidohydrolase family protein, which yields MTKRKLRINGHSHLLPYPEQIPQFMKEKEIFWVDDERKHMLQKGWKRPVTDSSFFLEEKLVWMEKNRLDHAVVLNLSQLYGNGLRLEEMKKALRFQNDFNAKVQHDHPDKFTCGFVVHPGFIQGALWEIERCVEELGLKVLCLPTHFMDSIGQWRCVFDKENDRIFELANRYKLAIEIHPYDGDKMIKLENTNWRFHLIWMLAQCGDAYHFYTLNGMQERFPNIRTCFAHGGQLAQMNLGRRIQGFDGRPDLFEGKTHPRKAVGHPNIYFDTLVHDTDSLKLMIERQGSNQVIMGLDDPYPLGEMESDAQSSYPGKLLDLAMDRTIINKQQYDEIWEDNTLRWLFGDDEKAKQELISKIIN from the coding sequence TTGACGAAACGAAAATTACGTATAAACGGACACTCGCATTTATTGCCTTATCCAGAACAAATTCCTCAATTTATGAAGGAAAAAGAAATTTTTTGGGTAGATGATGAACGTAAGCATATGTTACAAAAAGGATGGAAGCGTCCTGTAACAGACTCTAGCTTTTTTTTAGAGGAAAAGCTGGTATGGATGGAAAAGAATCGATTGGATCATGCCGTAGTTTTAAATCTTTCTCAATTGTATGGAAATGGATTGCGATTGGAAGAAATGAAAAAAGCATTGCGTTTTCAAAATGATTTCAATGCAAAGGTCCAGCATGACCATCCTGATAAATTTACGTGTGGATTTGTAGTGCACCCAGGGTTTATTCAAGGGGCTTTGTGGGAAATAGAACGTTGTGTTGAAGAATTAGGATTAAAAGTGCTGTGCTTGCCTACGCATTTTATGGATTCTATAGGGCAATGGCGTTGCGTTTTTGATAAGGAAAATGATCGTATTTTTGAGTTGGCGAATAGGTATAAGCTGGCAATTGAAATTCATCCATATGATGGTGATAAAATGATTAAGTTAGAAAATACCAATTGGCGATTTCATTTGATATGGATGCTAGCGCAATGTGGTGATGCATATCATTTTTACACATTAAATGGCATGCAAGAACGTTTTCCAAATATTAGAACTTGTTTTGCGCATGGAGGGCAATTAGCACAAATGAATTTAGGAAGACGTATTCAAGGTTTTGACGGTAGGCCTGATTTGTTTGAAGGAAAAACGCATCCGAGAAAAGCAGTAGGACACCCTAATATTTATTTTGACACCTTAGTACATGATACCGATTCTTTAAAATTAATGATAGAACGCCAAGGATCTAATCAAGTAATTATGGGCTTGGATGATCCGTATCCGTTAGGAGAAATGGAGAGCGATGCACAATCATCATACCCAGGCAAGCTACTTGATTTGGCTATGGATAGAACGATTATTAACAAGCAACAATATGATGAGATTTGGGAAGATAATACGTTGCGTTGGTTGTTTGGTGATGATGAAAAGGCAAAGCAAGAGTTGATTTCAAAAATAATAAACTGA
- a CDS encoding IS3 family transposase (programmed frameshift) has translation MATKYDNDFKVMLVELLKSGRKAKSLSEEYGVNDGVIRRWKREYEAKSGDFSKKRELSVEAQELKALKKELREVKLERDIFKKGSEHLLQERQMRYQFILKNVSVYPVEKMCKCMKVSKNAYYYWLKHKDVIKVLPSKVLLKERIKFHFEQSREIYGSYRIQKMLEREGLVYARSYIGLIMKELGLKSILKRKYVATTNSNHNLSIAKNELDRNFTSLKLGEKWVSDITYIRVNDHWNYLTTIIDLADKRVVGWSLSKDMTTENTIMKAWNLASNNRAITNKFIFHSDRGVQYASNKITNLFSFNRKITQSMSRKGNCWDNAVAESFFKTIKHEWLYRFKYSSYKQLFSSIEDYINWYNNERLHSSLGYISLLEMEVKIRMNFNKAA, from the exons ATGGCAACAAAGTATGATAATGATTTTAAAGTAATGTTAGTAGAGCTTTTAAAATCAGGAAGAAAAGCAAAATCTCTTAGTGAAGAATACGGTGTTAATGACGGAGTCATAAGACGTTGGAAACGTGAGTATGAAGCTAAATCTGGAGATTTCTCTAAGAAACGTGAGTTATCGGTAGAAGCGCAAGAATTAAAAGCTCTAAAGAAAGAACTTAGAGAGGTTAAGTTAGAACGCGATATAT TTAAAAAAGGCAGTGAGCATCTTCTCCAAGAGCGACAAATGAGATATCAATTCATTTTAAAAAATGTAAGTGTATATCCTGTTGAGAAGATGTGTAAATGTATGAAAGTTAGCAAAAATGCTTATTACTATTGGTTAAAACACAAGGATGTAATAAAAGTACTACCCTCTAAGGTTTTACTCAAAGAGAGAATTAAATTTCATTTCGAACAAAGTAGAGAAATTTACGGAAGCTATCGTATTCAAAAAATGTTGGAAAGAGAAGGTTTAGTTTATGCACGTTCTTACATTGGGCTAATAATGAAAGAACTAGGACTAAAAAGTATTCTAAAAAGGAAATATGTAGCGACTACTAATTCCAATCATAATTTATCGATTGCTAAAAACGAATTAGATAGAAATTTTACAAGTTTAAAATTAGGAGAAAAATGGGTTTCTGATATTACTTATATACGTGTAAATGATCATTGGAATTATTTAACAACAATAATAGATTTAGCAGATAAAAGGGTAGTTGGATGGTCTTTAAGTAAAGATATGACCACTGAAAATACAATAATGAAGGCGTGGAATTTAGCAAGTAATAATAGAGCTATTACAAATAAGTTTATCTTTCATTCAGACAGAGGAGTGCAGTATGCTTCTAATAAAATAACTAACTTATTTTCTTTTAATAGAAAAATAACACAGAGTATGAGTAGAAAGGGAAACTGTTGGGATAATGCAGTAGCTGAATCCTTTTTTAAGACAATTAAGCACGAATGGTTATACCGTTTTAAATATAGTTCTTACAAACAATTATTCAGCAGTATTGAAGATTACATAAATTGGTATAATAACGAAAGACTTCACTCTAGCCTAGGGTATATTTCCCTTTTAGAAATGGAAGTTAAAATAAGAATGAATTTTAACAAAGCGGCTTGA
- a CDS encoding TlpA family protein disulfide reductase, with product MKKTLIVSILLFLSCSKPKNNFTDLNGNAVFLKEYQGKKVLLCFWATWCRTCLKEIKLLQENKEKLERNNYKVLLASNESIETITQFQKEHHIDFKFIRYEGSLADLEIHTLPTTMIYDEQNKQVQKIVGMLNLDSL from the coding sequence ATGAAAAAAACCTTAATTGTCAGTATCTTGTTATTTTTATCATGTAGCAAGCCAAAAAATAATTTTACCGATTTAAATGGTAATGCTGTTTTTTTAAAAGAATATCAAGGTAAAAAGGTATTGCTATGCTTTTGGGCTACTTGGTGTAGAACTTGCTTAAAAGAAATTAAACTTTTGCAAGAAAACAAGGAGAAATTGGAAAGAAATAATTATAAGGTTCTTTTAGCTTCTAACGAATCCATAGAAACTATTACTCAATTTCAGAAGGAACATCACATTGATTTCAAATTTATAAGGTATGAAGGAAGTTTAGCAGATTTAGAAATTCATACATTGCCTACTACGATGATATATGATGAACAAAACAAGCAGGTTCAAAAGATAGTTGGTATGTTAAATTTAGACTCGCTTTAA